TGCAGGGATCATAGGGTCAATCTGCTTGTTGCAGACTTCCTCTTTAGTGAACCCGTTAGTCTTATGTATGGAAAGATTTTCTTCTACAGTATCTGTCTGTGGCCTCTCCTCAAAGGTGAATTCTACATCAGCCACATTAgtaacaggaggaggaggaccatccaTCTTGGTAACAGGAAGATCATCTTGAAAACCAGGAGCAGGACATCTCAAAGTTTTCTTGCTAGAATTCTCAACAGGTTGACTATTATCTGGTACATCCTCAACACTCCAGTTCTGTCTTGAGAGCTCCATGGAACAATCTGTAGCAGTATTATCAGTGCAAACAACATTCAGATCACCAGGCATGGGGTTATTGCTAGGATTGGTTATTGTTTCCAACTGAACATTATCTGATCCCACTACTTCTGATCTTGGTGGTGCTTCAGGCAAGGTGTGAAGAACATGCATTCTATCTTCCATAAAGCCTTCCACCTTTCTTGAGCATGTAGACTCTGATTCTGGTTCCAAAATTACCAGGCGGGTTTCCTGAAGGGATGAAGCATTCAAACAACCAATCATCTCACTATGAACAGATGCTTCATCAGATTTACTATAAACCATATCTGTGCAAGTGTAGTCAACATTCACAGCTTGTTCATATGGATCCTCAAGCTTTGGGTTTACTTCATGTTCAGCCAATCTAAGAGCTCCTTCCTCCAAATTACGTCCAACTATGGAGTCAACAGATAAATCTGTCACATTGGGTTCTCCAGAAAATTGATCTTTGAGGAATCCATTTGTTTCTAGAGAATTTACATTTGTAGTTACACTTAACCCTGCTGAAATAGCATTCAATTTATTCATTTCTGTAGAAAATACTGAACTTGGTGCAGCGCCATCTTCAGAATCTGATTGATGAAGAAACGGAGATGCATCTTGGTATTCATCAAAGCTGTCTTCTCGCTCAGCTGGATGTCCCACAATATTTTGACTTCCATTAGTGCAAGCAATCAGTAATTCAGTTCCACTGCCTTCGTTTACAATTTCAATAGAATTGCTGCTGCAGTCAACAAGGCCATTTTCACTTAATTCACTGGCGTCGATTTGTGCTCCAGTATCTTCAAGAAAAACATTTTCACTGCTGCCGCAGTTAATCAGGTGGTCTTCACTTAATTCAGTGGCAATGACTTGAGCTCCAGTACAGGTAGGAGAAGAATGTTCTGTCAAAGACAAATCAACACAGAGTCTACATAACTTGAATAAAAAGGTAAAATGATCCGATATTCTTTGAACGAAATGCTGCTGACAATACAAATAGATGCAAACAAATCAATAACTTTACAACCATAGGCCCAGTGAAACTTGAGTGAATATTATGAGGCATTTGAAAAGAAATACAAGGAACAAGTGTGAAAGAAAGGGAATCTGAGGCACAGAAAAAATGAATTAAGAATGAATTCACTAGCTCATTAATTGTTCACACAAAAGGTTATAACAGTAGTCCATACAGTAAAATCACAATGACACTGTGAATACTGAGGCATGAGAAAAATGTCGTCCATACAGTAAAATAAGTGAGGACCGATAAATCATGCAAGTAACAGGTTAACAGTTaataatactgatacccgacaacAAATACATATCATGGCATTAGTTAATATAATAATGATCTCAAGTAGACATTGCAGAAGCTTCCTTGGGAACGAAGTTGACAATCTAGAGGGCTAAAGCCTAAAAGGGACACAAACAGTAGCTTGCTCCTCAATTCTCACAATCGCGGCATTATAATAATCTGAACTTAGAAGACCTACCAATGCAGCGACTTTACAATTGATCAATAACACATAGTCATAACAATTAGAAAAAACAGTAAATTGTGGCAAACGTTGTCAACGCCCCAAATGACGGGATCTGTTCAAGTATGAGAAGAAGAtgacatatatataattttttttaaaaaggacaAGGCATGCAGACACAATGAAATGGTAACACTTCTGTTTTGCAAATAAGACAACATGTGGTGGAGGGCCACGACAAAGTAGCAGACTCAAGAAAACAAGTCTTCAACGACAAGATCAAAGAAATCCTACCCACCTATGCGGATATGTTGGATTTTTAGAAAAACAGATGGTTTACCAAAAACCAAGAAACCAACAAATTCATCCTATAGCAGACTAGAGAACGAATCCAATGTATGTACATGTCCACAAAGACAAGGAACGAATTCTTACAGCTGACCAGTATCAAGGGAACAAATTTCCATGAGACAAGGAGAGAGATTCGAGACGACGGATACACATAGATCTCAGCTTCTGGAGTATGAAATTACTACTGACATATTAGTAATAACATACTACTAGCCAAGTTCAGATCTACAGTTGGAAGCTACAAATACAACGCACTCCAACTGTTGTACTGCATCGTTATCACAAAAGTATCTCCCCAACTCCAAGGAAAACGAGAAAGTACCCACGCTTTGAGCTTTAATGCGACCCAAGAGCCACGCAGACTTTTATTCCAGGTCCCCACACGAGTACCATCTCACTATGCCCATGTGAGTTTTGCGCCCCTCCTCCCTCTTCAACCGGGGAACAGAGGGGAAAGGCAGCCAAACCTTTTGCGGCTTTTCCCTTTTCAATGTATCGCAAAATGCAGTACGGGCAAAACAACAAAAAGCGCAAGATGCCACAATCTATGCAAATCGGTTTACATAACCTCTGAACCTAACTCCAATTTCGATTTGTAACATCCCAAAACGCAGGACGCAAATGAAGGAAGTAACAGCAGCAAGCCCTGGACAAAGAGAGAAAGACCAGCGATTACCTGCTGCAGTCACCTTGTCCTCCACAGAAGTGTCAACTTCTCCCGCAGATCCGAGCAACGCCGCGCCTCCTCCATTGGCCTCGGTCGTGCCAATCTCCTCTCGCTGTCGTCCTCCTTCACCACCTGCAACGGAACGAACGAACAGGCACGGCCATCAGAACCACCGAACGGAAAAGTAAACCCATTGAATCCAGATAAAACGAAACGAGAAGCGCCAGCTAAACCCCAGGACGTACCGAGCACCGTCCGCCCGGCCGCATTGCGGTCGCCGGCGCCGTCCTCCCGCTCGCCCACGCCAACCCCAACCCCCGCAACGGCTTTCCtcaacctccgccaccgccgccgccgccggcggcagcGCCTTGCCGCAGTGCTTGCGGTGGGAGCGGCGGAGCTTGGCGCTGGGGTGCGGGTTCGGGTACTGGTACCCGCAGACGTGGCAGAGGTGGTCCCCGctgagcgccgccgcctccttcccgccGTGCCTCTTCTCGTCGGTCTCCATGGCCGGGCTCCGCTGCGCTGCGCCAATGGATGGCAGGGCAGCCGCGGCGGCGATGATGGAACGGCGATCGGCTTTGATAAAGGCTACCGCTGCTCCGTTTTGAACGGGGGGTTTGGGTTTGGTGGTTTTGGGAGGTGCGAGTTGCGGGCGGCGTCGGGTCAGGAAGGGCTTAGCTTTAACAAGCCACGTGCGCGCGAGTATGACGGGTGGAGCCGCGATACGTGGGGCCCGGGCGTCGGTGAGTATGGGACGCCCAAGTAGATCCATCAATGCGGGCCATGAGCGCGGCGGGGCGGCGAGGAAATTCCCTTGGCCGGTTTCTTCTAGGGCACTCGCTCAGTCGCTCCCGTGGTGGTGGAGGGGGGAAAAAGGTTTGTTGGAGAGGGAAGTAGGGGCGCAAATGTTAAGGATTATTCGATTTCGAAATTATTTAGAGGAGTTTAGATATGTTTACATTTGAGTGGGAATATTAAACATCTGGTAATCTAAATACTCAAATTGTATATTTATAGTGTTCATATCTATCCGTATTCTATTGGATATAGACGTCGTCTGTATCGGAATGGAaatataaaattaaatataatatTAGTGATATCAATCCATATCTAATCTATCGGCATCCGAatagaaatataaaaataaatataatatcaacGATATCCATCCGATCTACATGTATccaaatagaaaaataaaaataaaaataatattgATGATATCCACTGTATGTGGTAAGGGCGCGTTTAATTGGCAAAATTTTTTGGTTTtgactactatagcactttcgtttgtatttggcaattagtgtctaattatggactaattaggttcgaaagtttcgtctcttgatttctcacccaactgtgcaattagttttgtttttcgtctacatttagtactccatgcatgtaccgcaaaattcgatgtgatactTTAAAGTGAAAATTTTTGAAATCTAAACATGACCTAAGTCTGCACCTCTATAGGAAAGGGAGGGCAGGTGTGGTCCTACCCGAAAGCGAAGTCGGGCCGGGGTGGTACGGAACTGCGCTAGATCTTGCCGTTGCGTGCGTGATGGACCGCTGAGGGCGCCGGTGAGGACAGGAGGACGCGAGCCCGTGGAGACGAACAACGTGAGACGGTCAGAGCGACGAGTCTTTGGGACCTGCTTTGTGCCTTTTTGGCCCCTGGGCGTGGGCGTGCCTCTGGCCTTACGCTTCATCGTGTTCCCCAGACCTAGACGGAGCCTGGGTAAAAACCTGAGCTTTGGTCCTGTGATCGTGCGATGTGGGCAAATAATTTTTCTGTGGCTTGTAACTGAAATTCGAACGCCAGGACCGTGGATTCCACTGAACGTGCACACTTGCAGTACAGGCATAGCTAGCTGAAGGTCCACGGGAAACGGTTACTGTACTGCGTGATCCTATCCTATCCTACGTGATACGGCGACGAATGTCACGTTCGttaggctgataagccatgactgaaaatactattgattgattggttgtgagagaaaaaaatattCGTTAATtgaaaaagtacggtttataagccaaatGAACAGGACGAAAAACGTTCCCACAGCCAGCTTTTAACGTGGCGTTTGACGATCCATCCAGCATCCTGGTACTGGCCCATCCACGATCAGACAAGTGCATCTGGTCTggctatagatggccaacggcccggcccggcccagcacGGCACGGGCCCATGCCAGGCATGGCCCGAAGGAGGTCGGACCGGCACGACACGACGTGCCATCCGGGTCGTGCCTAGCCGGGCGTCGTGCCTGACCAAGGGCCTaggcacggcctgttgagccgtttttcgggccgggccggcccgagaaGGCACGACCTGCCAAGCGTGCCAGGCTGGCCCGAGGCCCACAGAgcgagggaaggggagagcaggagGCAAGGGTAGCCACGGGAAGCGGCGGTCGCCACCGGCGCGCTCGCCCTGGAGGCTGGAGGTCGGGCCGCGCGGGGAGGTAAGGAGGCGGCGGTTGCTGGCGCGCTTGAATCTGCCCATCGCCGCTCGAATCTGGCCGCGGATGTCGTGCCGCGCGCGAGGGAGACGGCCATGCGTGCGAGGGAGACACCGCCGCGCGCGGGGAAGGTGGAAGAGGCGCACGGGAAGCGGCGGTCGCCGCACGGAGCGCTCGCCCTGGTGGGGAGGGGGCTGCGTGGGTGGAGGGGAGGCAGCTAGGGCGCTTGACACCAGATCCGTCGGGGTGAGCGGAGAAGGGAGCAGGGCGGAGCTCGGGGTCGGCGTCCCCTAGGTCGGCGCGCTTGCTCCCGAGGAAGCCACTGCGGTCGAGGCCGATTCCCCCGCAGGTGGCGGCGCTTCCAGGTGCGCCCGCGCAGCGGTGACCGATGAGGAGCCCCCCATAGGTGGCTATGCTTCCAGGGCGCGGCCGCGGCGAGGTCTGGTGCAAGAGCAAAGAGAGCAGCCGGAGCAACagtaagggtctgtttggttccaaataagtcacctacttataagttaaaaagtaaaaTAGGTACAGCCACCCATTCAAGCGTTAGTTAATTGTTACAAATAAGAGAAACTAATTATTATTATCTGAAAATAATATCAAATTAACCATGACAATGAGCAGGGAGTACAGTTGGGGGTGAATCGCAAGATCTAGCCATGAAGCCGCTGCTGGTTCCTCCCTCGTGCTAGACATATGAAGGGTGCCGGAGACCGGCGCACTCCATCTGGAGGAGAAGCTGCAGGGCGGTCAAGCCTGGCGGCGCCCGCGGCTGGAGGGTGGAggcccggcgacggccgcgcgtgaAGGTCCGGCAGTGGCTGCTGCCCGCTGAATATGCCTGCGAGCAGGAGAGGAGGCACCATTTTGGCGCAATCTTTCTCTCGCCTGCGTGTACAGCTGATCCGCGCGTCGGCCACCGCGTCTCGGAGCACGAGCACTTGCCGTCGTCTCGCGAAGAGACGGCTCCATTCTCTTCCTTCGTTTACTGCTGCCAACGGGGGCGTTTTTTCGCAATTTTTACATCATAGAGACCGCATCCTCAGGcccgttgtacgtgccctaaTACACGACAAGACGTTAACCCGCTCTTTCAAGCAGCGCAAAATCAGAGTCCAGGACGTCACAAACGACTGGATACATCCCAAGCAAGCTGTAGGTCACAAAAGCAGGTCCCATGTGCACTAATGTTTCTACGAGAATGCTAAAAAAAGCTAATAACATAGCTAGCTTGAGTTGCTCAGCAAAATAACAGCGTAGGCCAGTGAAAGAGCTTCAGGTGCCTCCTATTTGTTGGGAGAGCTCTGATCTTGTTTGGGAAGGAGAGGCACGTCGTCGATCGAAGCTCGAAGAAGAGAGAGGAACTCTGCACGCAGCTTCGTCAAGGAATTTGACAGGCTGAAGAGAACCGATGCCGGATCTGGCTTCCTGCTGCTAGGAATCATCTCCCTCCGTCTTCGTTTTCCTGGGGATGCCTCCTGCTTGGAAGGAAGGAGCGGAAGCATGGCTGAAGCCTCCTGACACACGGACTCAAACGAGCACAAGAACTCACGAAGCTGCATATCTTTTGCACCAATTTCATTCTTTAGCTTGTTAGCTTT
Above is a genomic segment from Miscanthus floridulus cultivar M001 chromosome 3, ASM1932011v1, whole genome shotgun sequence containing:
- the LOC136544243 gene encoding protein transport protein sec31-like — its product is MVPPLLLAGIFSGQQPLPDLHARPSPGLHPPAAGAARLDRPAASPPDGTSPRPRPGSIATYGGLLIGHRCAGAPGSAATCGGIGLDRSGFLGSKRADLGDADPELRPAPFSAHPDGSGVKRPSCLPSTHAAPSPPGRALRAATAASRAPLPPSPRAAVSPSHAWPSPSRAARHPRPDSSGDGQIQARQQPPPPYLPARPDLQPPGRARRWRPPLPVATLASCSPLPSLCGPRASLARLAGRAFSGRPGPKNGSTGRA